In Tenrec ecaudatus isolate mTenEca1 chromosome 4, mTenEca1.hap1, whole genome shotgun sequence, a single window of DNA contains:
- the LOC142445634 gene encoding olfactory receptor 5A1-like: protein MAVSKSMDWYGNYSSVTTFILLGLSDEKQLQLLLFPVFLATYLVTLIWNLSLILLIRMDTHLHTPMYFFLSFLSFIDICFATSISPRMLSDFLKKEKTISFIACATQYFVGAWMALTECCLLAAMAYDRYVAIGHPLQYSTIMAPGLCWKMVAGAYVSGLISSFTQTFPCFHLSYCGPNIIQHFFCDVPQIISLSCSNPFISRMTLLLVATFVGVGSFLIILLSYGFIVASILKISSGKGSAKAFNTCGSHLAAVMLSYGTALSVYLFPKSDQSMKQNKVLSVFYSILIPLLNPLIYSLRNKEIKAALKRLRKEPQMCLG from the coding sequence ATGGCTGTAAGCAAGTCCATGGACTGGTATGGAAACTACTCTTCGGTGACCACATTTATTCTCCTGGGTCTCTCAGATGAAAAGCAGCTACAGCTCCTTCTCTTTCCAGTCTTCCTAGCAACCTACCTTGTGACCCTTATCTGGAACCTGAGCCTCATTCTCCTAATCAGGATGGACACCCACctgcacacccccatgtactttTTCCTCAGCTTTCTCTCATTTATTGACATCTGCTTTGCTACTTCCATCAGCCCAAGAATGCTTTCAGACTTcctgaaaaaggaaaaaacaatttCCTTCATTGCCTGTGCCACTCAGTATTTTGTTGGGGCCTGGATGGCTCTGACTGAGTGCTGTCTGTTGGCCGCCATGGCCTATGACCGATATGTAGCTATTGGTCATCCTCTGCAGTACTCAACCATCATGGCCCCTGGCCTCTGTTGGAAGATGGTAGCTGGGGCCTATGTGAGTGGTTTGATTAGTAGTTTCACTCAAACATTCCCTTGTTTTCATCTTTCCTACTGTGGACCAAATATCATTCAGCATTTCTTCTGTGACGTGCCTCAGATAATTTCCTTGTCTTGCTCCAATCCCTTCATCAGCCGAATGACTCTCCTTTTGGTAGCTACATTTGTTGGGGTTGGTTCTTTCCTTATTATCCTCCTTTCTTATGGTTTCATTGTGGCTTCTATCTTGAAAATATCCTCAGGGAAAGGTAGTGCCAAGGCTTTTAATACCTGTGGTTCCCACCTGGCAGCCGTAATGCTCTCTTATGGTACAGCCttgtctgtgtatttgtttcccaaGTCTGATCAATCCATGAAGCAGAATAAGGTGCTATCAGTGTTCTATTCCATCCTCATTCCCCTGTTGAATCCTCTGATCTATAGTCTGAGGAACAAGGAGATCAAAGCAGCTCTCAAGAGGCTTAGAAAGGAACCACAGATGTGCCTCGGTTAG